A single window of Hymenobacter sp. APR13 DNA harbors:
- a CDS encoding TonB-dependent receptor — translation MNTLSATRLGLVTALSVASYAAFAQTVPVTGRVTSSTGQGQPGVTVLEQGTSNGTSTDADGRYRLSVQPNATLVVSAIGSVTQQVQLNGRTTLDVRLTDNQTALNEVVVTGSRATEGRSNILTTAPVDVISAREIKAYAQTDVTQILTYIAPSFQSTRQTVTDGTDFVDPASLRGLGPDQVLVLVNGKRRHSSALVNINGTPGRGSVGTDMNVIPPAAIKRIEVLRDGAAAQYGSDAIAGVINIQLKDDTTGVNVSSTAGQTTESDGQLFQADANAGFGLNKRGFVNVSGQFSNRSYFDRSGADTAPLIYKGTSAGNYPGGLTNDQKLALKAQDDALVAQNGFNRRDIRVGASDTRTYGGFLNAAYTLLPAQEMEAYVAGGLTRRTGRGGALYRLPTQTTQIDLGLYPNGYLPFINSTVDDASLITGVRGRVLGFQADLSNTYGRNSLRYDISNTLNASLPLGTSPTEFYAGELLFQQNTVNLGFSRKFLDMPVLSTLNVAFGGEFRVDNFQIEAGELGSYANGLNEQGRIITPASGNTAATYAAAGSQGFAGYRPQDATDRSRTNVAGYLDLESDITEKLLVSVAGRAERYSDFGGNVSGKLAARYSVLPDVAVRGAISNGFRAPSLQQRYFTNSSTQFNSGELREVLTTNNDSPLTRAFGIGSLKQEKSTNYSLGLTARVLRTITLTVDAYQIDIRDRIVLSSQYNRGNAAVAQILGTLPVQGIQFFANAVNTRTRGLDVVANERLTLGTDSRLTLTAAANFNATTVRSFNSSGFIDANPTLQNTLFDRAQRTRLENGQPRSKINLSADYGYKIFAVNLRTVRFGEVQTKDANPDRAFIDQTFSAKWITDFVLSAQVLKNVGVSVGVNNLFDVYPDRLYQDPNNNPQSLAYSTLDATNRGRFLYSSNQFGYSGAFYFCRLNLTL, via the coding sequence ATGAATACTCTATCCGCAACGCGGCTGGGCCTGGTCACGGCTTTGTCGGTGGCCAGCTACGCCGCCTTTGCCCAAACCGTGCCCGTGACGGGCCGCGTAACCAGCAGCACCGGTCAGGGCCAGCCCGGCGTGACGGTGCTGGAACAAGGCACCAGCAACGGCACCAGCACCGACGCCGACGGCCGCTACCGCCTGAGCGTGCAGCCCAACGCCACGCTGGTGGTGTCGGCCATTGGCTCCGTGACGCAGCAGGTGCAACTCAACGGCCGCACCACGCTGGACGTGCGCCTGACCGACAACCAAACCGCCCTCAACGAGGTGGTCGTAACCGGCTCGCGGGCTACCGAAGGCCGCTCCAATATCCTGACCACGGCCCCGGTGGACGTTATTTCGGCCCGCGAAATCAAGGCCTACGCCCAGACCGACGTCACGCAGATCCTGACTTACATCGCGCCTTCGTTTCAGAGCACGCGCCAGACCGTGACCGACGGTACCGACTTCGTGGACCCCGCCTCGCTGCGCGGCCTCGGGCCCGACCAGGTGCTGGTGCTCGTGAACGGCAAGCGGCGGCACAGCTCGGCGCTGGTGAACATCAACGGCACGCCCGGCCGCGGCTCGGTGGGCACGGATATGAACGTTATTCCGCCGGCCGCCATCAAGCGGATTGAGGTGCTGCGCGACGGGGCGGCGGCCCAGTACGGCTCCGACGCCATTGCCGGCGTCATCAACATTCAGCTCAAAGACGACACCACCGGCGTGAACGTAAGCAGCACCGCCGGCCAAACCACCGAGAGCGACGGACAGCTGTTTCAGGCCGACGCCAACGCCGGTTTCGGGCTCAATAAGCGGGGCTTCGTGAACGTGAGCGGGCAGTTCAGCAACCGCAGCTACTTCGACCGCAGTGGCGCCGACACGGCCCCGCTCATCTACAAAGGCACCAGCGCCGGCAACTACCCCGGCGGCCTCACCAACGACCAGAAGCTGGCCCTCAAGGCCCAGGACGATGCGCTGGTTGCCCAGAACGGCTTCAACCGCCGCGACATCCGGGTAGGCGCTTCCGACACGCGCACCTACGGCGGCTTCCTGAACGCGGCTTACACGCTGCTGCCGGCCCAGGAGATGGAAGCCTACGTGGCCGGCGGCCTCACGCGCCGCACCGGCCGCGGCGGCGCCCTCTACCGCTTGCCCACCCAAACCACCCAAATCGACCTGGGCCTCTACCCGAACGGCTACCTGCCGTTCATCAACAGCACCGTGGATGACGCCTCGCTGATTACGGGCGTGCGGGGCCGGGTGCTGGGTTTCCAGGCCGACCTGAGCAACACCTACGGCCGCAACAGCCTGCGCTACGACATCAGCAATACGCTCAACGCCTCGCTGCCGCTGGGCACCAGCCCCACCGAGTTCTACGCCGGCGAGCTGCTGTTTCAGCAGAATACCGTGAACCTGGGCTTCTCGCGCAAGTTCCTGGATATGCCGGTGCTGAGCACTCTCAACGTGGCCTTCGGGGGCGAATTCCGGGTGGATAACTTCCAGATTGAAGCCGGCGAGCTGGGCTCCTACGCCAACGGCCTCAATGAGCAGGGCCGCATCATCACGCCGGCGTCGGGCAACACGGCCGCTACGTACGCGGCGGCGGGTTCGCAGGGCTTTGCCGGCTACCGCCCGCAGGATGCCACGGACCGCTCGCGCACCAACGTGGCCGGCTACCTCGACCTGGAAAGCGACATCACCGAAAAGCTGCTGGTGAGCGTGGCCGGCCGCGCCGAGCGCTACTCCGATTTTGGGGGCAACGTGAGCGGCAAGCTGGCCGCCCGCTACAGCGTGCTGCCCGATGTGGCCGTGCGCGGCGCCATCAGCAACGGCTTCCGGGCGCCTTCGCTGCAGCAGCGCTACTTCACCAACTCCAGCACCCAGTTCAACAGCGGCGAGCTGCGCGAAGTGCTGACCACCAACAACGACAGCCCGCTCACGCGCGCCTTCGGTATTGGCTCCCTGAAGCAGGAAAAATCCACGAACTACAGCCTGGGCCTGACGGCGCGGGTGCTGCGCACCATTACGCTTACCGTGGATGCCTACCAGATTGACATCCGGGACCGAATCGTGCTCAGCAGCCAGTACAACCGCGGCAACGCGGCTGTAGCTCAGATTCTGGGCACGCTGCCGGTGCAGGGCATCCAGTTCTTTGCCAACGCCGTGAACACCCGCACCCGCGGCCTCGACGTGGTGGCCAACGAGCGCCTGACCCTGGGCACCGACAGCCGCCTGACTTTGACGGCCGCCGCCAACTTCAACGCCACTACGGTGCGCAGCTTCAACAGCTCCGGCTTCATCGATGCCAACCCCACGCTGCAGAACACGCTGTTTGACCGGGCCCAGCGGACGCGCCTCGAAAACGGCCAGCCGCGCAGCAAAATCAACCTGAGCGCCGACTACGGCTACAAAATCTTTGCGGTGAACCTGCGCACCGTGCGCTTCGGCGAGGTGCAGACCAAGGACGCCAACCCCGACCGCGCCTTCATCGACCAGACGTTTTCGGCCAAGTGGATTACCGACTTCGTGCTCAGCGCCCAGGTGCTGAAGAACGTGGGCGTGAGCGTGGGCGTCAACAACCTGTTCGATGTGTACCCCGACCGCCTCTACCAGGACCCCAACAACAACCCGCAAAGCCTGGCCTACTCCACCCTCGACGCCACCAACCGGGGCCGGTTCCTGTACAGCTCCAACCAGTTCGGCTACAGCGGTGCCTTCTACTTCTGCCGCTTGAACCTGACTTTGTAG